The following proteins are encoded in a genomic region of Methanoculleus bourgensis MS2:
- a CDS encoding methanogenesis marker 16 metalloprotein — translation MKTMREIDEKIRNGSAVVYTAAEFKRLIREGAEVSAADVDVVTTGTCGVMSGTAAILSVPVAEPGAFERAERAWVNGVPCMPGPCPNERLGLLDLIVSGTAHAGAGYGGGHLFRDIVEGRGIEVVVEAADRSVEARVTLDDFSYARLFTTRSAYRNYTAYVNTQPTRVKTIFSLEGLQGPCREVSVSGCGEINPLQNDPLGLAVSAGTPVLLNGSVGMVTGEGTRSTPSRPNLTAIADMARMRPRYMGGFRTSAGPECITSLGVAIPVLDDRQVAGLRVLDEEIPLPVADINTRAVVGEATYADVWQRPDREVTYHPEWCEECSTCVVATVCPTGAFSRETGIDRDRCLACTACLTACPNDALLAGEGSLRVGGRKVPITLRQSGRTLAEDLCRDLQEMILDGRFTFTGGGMR, via the coding sequence CTGCCGCTGAGTTCAAGCGCCTCATCCGCGAGGGTGCGGAGGTCTCGGCCGCGGACGTGGATGTGGTCACCACCGGAACCTGCGGGGTGATGTCGGGGACCGCGGCGATCCTTTCGGTGCCGGTCGCGGAACCGGGGGCCTTCGAACGGGCGGAGCGGGCCTGGGTAAACGGGGTTCCCTGCATGCCCGGCCCCTGCCCGAACGAGCGGCTCGGGCTCCTCGACCTGATCGTCTCCGGGACCGCTCACGCCGGGGCGGGGTACGGGGGCGGACACCTCTTCCGCGATATCGTCGAGGGACGCGGGATCGAGGTGGTCGTGGAGGCCGCCGACCGCTCGGTCGAGGCACGGGTGACGCTCGACGACTTCTCCTACGCCCGGCTCTTCACCACCCGGAGCGCCTACCGGAACTACACCGCCTACGTAAACACCCAGCCGACCCGGGTGAAGACGATCTTCTCCCTTGAGGGGCTGCAGGGGCCCTGCCGGGAGGTCTCGGTCAGCGGGTGCGGCGAGATCAACCCCCTCCAGAACGACCCGCTCGGGCTCGCGGTCAGTGCCGGGACGCCGGTCCTCCTGAACGGCTCCGTCGGTATGGTGACCGGCGAAGGGACCCGGAGCACTCCTTCGCGCCCCAACCTCACGGCCATCGCCGACATGGCCAGGATGCGGCCCCGCTACATGGGGGGTTTTAGGACCTCAGCCGGCCCCGAGTGCATCACGAGTCTCGGCGTCGCCATCCCGGTCCTCGACGACCGGCAGGTCGCGGGGCTCCGGGTCCTCGATGAGGAGATCCCTCTCCCGGTCGCCGACATCAACACCCGGGCCGTGGTCGGGGAGGCGACCTACGCCGATGTCTGGCAGCGGCCCGACCGTGAGGTGACCTACCACCCCGAGTGGTGCGAGGAGTGCTCGACCTGTGTCGTGGCCACGGTTTGCCCGACGGGTGCATTCTCCCGCGAGACCGGGATCGACCGTGACCGCTGCCTTGCCTGCACCGCATGTCTCACCGCCTGCCCAAACGACGCTCTTTTGGCCGGCGAGGGCTCGCTCCGGGTCGGGGGACGGAAGGTCCCGATCACGCTGCGCCAGTCGGGCCGGACGCTCGCTGAGGACCTCTGCCGGGACTTACAAGAGATGATCCTTGACGGCCGGTTCACCTTCACGGGAGGCGGGATGCGGTGA
- a CDS encoding cysteate synthase, which translates to MREKYLLRCPGCGRSFPDRYTLNCPSGCDTLLRTVYAERRLTPRSLPGIFRYKDWLPIEGHLRVDAGPVSYESEHLARELGLLHLTITFSGYWPERGAGMETCSFKELEAQPTALRLREKGAGGVIQVSSAGNTGRAFCQVSGLTGAPVVVVVPTAAAGRLWTTVPAENVCLITVDGDYSDSIAFGREVCSLPGIVPEGGAKNVARRDGMGTVMLDGTLSAGRLPDYYFQAVGSGTGGIAAWEAAERLVADGRFGPRLPELHLSQNLPFVPMVRAWEAGRRTIVAEDMPDAEAAIARVYADVLTNCHPPWGIRGGVRDAFLASGGRMYAVANEDARGAGRIFAETEEIDLDPAAAVAVASLARAMEEGLIDPGKHILLNVTGGGYQRVAEDLDRYPVDPFLRVAAGTTLDGDLRDDIEAWLAEQEVAAYA; encoded by the coding sequence GTGAGGGAGAAGTACCTTCTCCGGTGTCCTGGGTGCGGCCGGTCCTTCCCCGACCGCTACACCCTCAACTGCCCGTCGGGGTGCGACACCCTCCTCCGGACCGTCTACGCCGAGCGCCGCCTCACCCCCCGGAGCCTCCCCGGAATCTTCCGCTACAAGGATTGGCTCCCAATCGAGGGTCACCTCCGGGTCGATGCCGGCCCGGTCTCCTACGAGAGCGAACATCTTGCCCGGGAACTCGGACTTCTCCACCTCACCATCACCTTCTCCGGCTACTGGCCCGAGCGGGGTGCGGGGATGGAGACCTGCTCCTTCAAGGAACTCGAGGCACAGCCGACGGCCCTGCGCCTCAGGGAGAAGGGGGCCGGGGGGGTCATCCAGGTCTCGTCGGCGGGGAACACCGGCCGGGCGTTCTGCCAGGTCTCGGGCCTGACCGGGGCCCCGGTCGTGGTGGTGGTCCCGACGGCCGCTGCCGGGCGGCTCTGGACGACCGTCCCGGCAGAGAACGTCTGCCTCATCACGGTGGACGGGGACTACTCAGACTCCATCGCGTTCGGGCGGGAGGTCTGCTCTCTCCCGGGAATTGTCCCCGAGGGCGGGGCGAAGAACGTCGCCCGCCGGGACGGGATGGGGACGGTGATGCTCGATGGGACGCTTTCCGCCGGGAGACTCCCCGACTACTACTTCCAGGCGGTCGGGAGCGGGACCGGGGGGATCGCCGCCTGGGAGGCCGCGGAGCGGCTCGTCGCCGACGGCCGGTTCGGCCCCCGCCTCCCGGAGCTTCACCTCTCCCAGAACCTCCCCTTCGTCCCGATGGTCCGGGCCTGGGAGGCGGGGAGGAGGACGATCGTGGCCGAGGATATGCCGGATGCCGAAGCCGCGATTGCCCGTGTCTACGCCGACGTCCTGACGAACTGCCACCCGCCCTGGGGGATCCGGGGCGGGGTCCGGGACGCATTTCTGGCCTCGGGCGGGAGGATGTATGCGGTCGCAAACGAGGATGCCCGGGGCGCCGGGAGAATTTTTGCCGAGACCGAGGAGATCGACCTTGACCCGGCAGCCGCGGTCGCGGTTGCGTCGCTCGCCCGGGCGATGGAGGAAGGTCTCATCGACCCGGGGAAGCACATACTCCTGAACGTGACCGGCGGGGGGTATCAGCGTGTAGCAGAAGACCTCGACCGCTACCCGGTCGATCCCTTCCTCCGTGTCGCGGCCGGGACGACCCTCGACGGGGACCTCAGGGATGACATCGAGGCCTGGCTTGCGGAGCAGGAGGTGGCGGCCTATGCGTGA
- the comE gene encoding sulfopyruvate decarboxylase subunit beta, translating into MREGCVLDRLAALGVDTVASLPCDRTRDLCALIPERFHAVNLTREEDGVGICAGLAMAGGRPVLHMQSSGLGNSLNAIMSLTVTFGLPLPILASWRGVYREAIPAQVPFNRAVPEVLAALGIPFTIIRDPGDEELIDTVVRDAYDAMRPHVGLILPSFWEGEEACLPERVFPSRARESALAYRRTFRDPVMTRYDAIRVIAAALDGEAVVANIGVPSKELYAANDRDLNFYMLGSYTQATPIGLGIGLATDRDVVVLDGDGSLLGTAVLPVVAEQAPENLTIVCLDNGAFGSTGNQPTPASGLVDMELLALAAGIRKTCKVQDEKELKEAWESRGRGPTFIHVVLKPGNAKVPNIPLTPGEIRERFVRALGR; encoded by the coding sequence ATGCGTGAGGGCTGTGTCCTCGACCGTCTTGCCGCCCTCGGGGTCGATACCGTGGCGTCGCTCCCCTGTGATCGGACCCGGGACCTCTGCGCCCTGATCCCGGAGCGGTTCCATGCAGTGAATCTTACCCGGGAGGAGGACGGCGTCGGGATCTGCGCAGGGCTCGCGATGGCGGGGGGGCGGCCGGTGCTCCATATGCAGAGTTCGGGGCTCGGGAACTCCTTAAACGCGATCATGTCGCTCACCGTCACCTTCGGCCTCCCCCTCCCCATCCTCGCGAGCTGGCGGGGGGTCTACCGGGAGGCGATCCCGGCCCAGGTGCCGTTCAACCGGGCGGTCCCGGAGGTGCTCGCGGCGCTCGGGATACCCTTCACGATCATCCGCGATCCCGGGGATGAGGAATTAATCGATACGGTCGTCCGCGACGCCTACGACGCCATGCGGCCGCACGTGGGGCTGATCCTCCCCTCGTTCTGGGAAGGGGAGGAGGCCTGCCTGCCGGAGCGGGTGTTTCCGAGCCGGGCCCGGGAGTCGGCGCTTGCCTACCGGCGGACGTTCCGCGACCCGGTGATGACCCGGTATGATGCAATCCGCGTCATCGCTGCCGCCCTCGACGGCGAGGCGGTGGTCGCAAACATCGGGGTCCCTTCAAAGGAGCTCTACGCGGCGAACGACCGGGACCTCAACTTCTACATGCTCGGGAGTTACACCCAGGCGACCCCGATCGGCCTCGGCATCGGGCTTGCGACGGATAGAGACGTCGTCGTCCTCGACGGCGACGGGAGCCTGCTCGGGACCGCTGTCCTCCCGGTCGTGGCGGAACAGGCCCCGGAGAACCTCACGATCGTCTGCCTGGACAACGGGGCCTTCGGGAGCACCGGGAACCAGCCCACCCCGGCCTCCGGCCTCGTGGACATGGAACTCCTCGCCCTCGCCGCCGGTATCCGGAAGACATGCAAGGTGCAGGATGAGAAGGAACTCAAGGAGGCCTGGGAGAGCCGGGGACGGGGGCCGACCTTCATCCACGTTGTTCTGAAACCCGGGAATGCCAAGGTTCCGAATATTCCGCTTACCCCCGGGGAGATCCGGGAGCGGTTCGTGCGGGCGCTTGGGAGGTAG
- a CDS encoding winged helix-turn-helix transcriptional regulator yields the protein MAPGSRIARIALIVFCIVLLPSAVCATPIQPVHGPYPEQLPSDPTPLYIWNVPLSILILEFVCVSSPALFIPMQLLFSLSVWLRLGQKRVTYRNVLDNENRNAVYMCIQENPGIHMKALSRVLGMNIGTTRYHVEVLCRVGKVFLEQNSGGVSYFVNADPFSDLERKIAGYLHDHQKSRILRFVLQHPGCTRKDIAFRLIMSGPNVTCHMRSLIRDGIIRNERDGRNMRYYLCPDVDEYLEDHGSWNSCAHPEAGKQALYAAVKLRGSRDSG from the coding sequence ATGGCTCCTGGGTCACGAATTGCCAGAATTGCTCTGATCGTCTTCTGCATCGTGCTACTGCCGTCTGCCGTGTGCGCCACTCCCATTCAGCCAGTTCATGGCCCATACCCGGAGCAGTTACCTTCAGATCCGACTCCGCTGTATATCTGGAATGTTCCCCTGAGCATCCTTATCCTCGAATTCGTGTGCGTATCCTCCCCGGCGCTCTTCATCCCGATGCAACTCCTCTTCTCGCTCTCCGTATGGCTGCGCCTCGGCCAGAAAAGAGTCACGTACCGGAACGTCCTGGACAACGAAAACCGAAATGCGGTGTATATGTGCATACAGGAGAACCCTGGAATCCATATGAAAGCTCTTTCCCGGGTGCTCGGTATGAACATCGGGACCACCAGATACCACGTGGAAGTGTTATGCAGGGTGGGTAAGGTTTTCCTGGAGCAGAACTCCGGAGGAGTGAGTTATTTTGTCAATGCAGATCCTTTCTCCGACCTGGAGAGGAAGATCGCCGGATATCTCCATGATCACCAGAAGAGCCGGATATTACGCTTTGTCCTGCAGCACCCGGGATGCACGAGAAAGGATATCGCGTTCAGGCTCATCATGTCGGGCCCGAATGTCACCTGCCATATGAGGTCGTTGATCAGGGATGGCATCATCCGAAACGAGAGGGACGGGCGAAATATGCGATATTATCTCTGCCCGGATGTGGATGAGTATCTAGAGGATCATGGATCATGGAATTCCTGCGCACACCCTGAGGCGGGGAAGCAGGCACTTTACGCTGCCGTGAAACTCCGGGGATCCAGGGATTCGGGATGA